GCTTATCTCTTGTTTATTTGCGACCCAACCTCAAGTCAAAGACGCTATGACGATGGTTTACGGCCCAGGCGCAGGCGATAAAAACGTTGTTATTTTCATTCTTGAGCAATCCGCTATTTTTGCCTGCGGTCTCTATCTGGCTAAAGCGGGTGTGAATCTGTTTACTGCCGAAATTGTTCCCGCCTTTAAAGGCTTTGCTCGCGTGTTCGCCCCAGGTGCTGTGCCTGCCGTTGATGTCATGGTGCTGTTCACCAAAGCGCCAAACGCAACGTTAATCGGTTTCCTGATAAGCTTTATTGTTGAACTGGTTTGTATCTTAATTTTCCCGGTCATTGGTCTTCCTATTATTGTGCCAGGCATCATGGCAAGCTTTATTACGGGGGGCGCGGCGGCTATCTTTGGTAACGCAACCGGTGGTTTCCGAGGGGCAGTGATTGCCAGCGGAATTAACGGCTTGCTGTTATGCGTTTTGCCCGCGCTGACGCTGCCGATTTTCTCTCAATTGGGCGCTCACGGTGTCACATTTGCTGACCCGGACTTCACCATTCCTTCCCTTATTTTGGATTATATTTTACGCCTCTTCAGCTAATGCTTTTATGACCGGTCGGTTAAAGTCTTGTTGACCGGTATGAACGGCTGAGGGGCAATAAACTGAGCGTTCATATGGCGAAAAAAAAATCCGGAAATGGTCATCGTTTCCGGATTTTTTATTGTGCTTTATGACGCGTAATAACTATCGCGGTACGCGCAGGCCGTGCTCCACACCTCTGCTAAATACCACCTGCCACAGCTGGATATCGCGGGCGCGAAATGCCCCTGCACAAGCGTTCAGATAATAACTAAACATACGTTTAAAACGTTCTGAATAGTTATCGGCAATGTCAGGCCACGAGGCCAGGAAACGCGTGTGCCAGGCCATCAAGGTGGTGTCGTAATCTGCGCCAAAATTATGCCAGTCTTCCATCACATAAAAAGGCTCGCTGGCTTTCGCAATCTGGCGGACCGAAGGGAGACAGCCATTCGGGAAAATGTACTTATTGATCCATGGGTCAACTGTATGGTCTGTTTTTTTGGAACCGATTGTGTGGAGTAGGAAAACGCCGTCTGGCTTGAGATTGCGATCGGTGACGCTGAAATAGGTATCGTAATTCTTGGGTCCGACGTGTTCAAACATCCCAACAGAGACGATGCGATCAAACTGGTCGTGGAGGTCTCGGTAATCTTGCAACAAAATAGTGACATCCAGACCCCCGCAGCGGTCCTGAGCCATCTTTTGCTGTTCGGCGGAAATGGTCACGCCCACCACGCTGACACCGTAATTTTTGGCCATGTAATACGCCAGTCCCCCCCAGCCGCAGCCAATATCCAGCACGCGCATGCCAGGCTGTAGCTGTAATTTCTCGCAGATAAGGTGGAGTTTGGCCAACTGAGCCTCCTCGAGCGTTGAGGCGTCTTTCCAGTAAGCGCAAGAATACTGCATCAAGGGGTCCAGCATACGCGTGAACAGGTCATTGCCGAGGTCGTAATGTTCCTTCCCGACAATCCACGCGCGCTTTTTGTTTTGCAAATTAAACAGGCGCGCGGAGGCGATGCGTAAAGTGTCTCTCAGGTGATGAGGGAGTTGACTATCAAGGCCGGCGCGCAGGACGTTGTTGAAAAAAACATCCAGACGCTCACATTCCCACCAGCCGTCCATAAAGCTTTCGCCCAATCCGAGGGATCCCTCCTGTAACACGCGCTTAAAAAAATCGGGATGTTTGACCTGGATATCAGAAGGGGCGGGCCCGTTGACGGTAATGCCCGCACGACTCAATAACTCACTGACGATTCGGGACCAATTGTCGTCCCGAAGGCTGACTTCTTCTATGCACGATGAACTCATAGCTTCTCCATCACCTGATGTGATCAGAACCTTCAAACAGCGTAGCCGCTTTTTATGGTTTGTGAGAAGTCTCACGGAATTATCCGTAAGGCTAGTATCCGACGTAGAACAGAGGAAGGGAGATAACCCTTGCCGAAAAGCCTTCCATGGTAAAACGGGAGCACTCCGGCTCCCGTTAACAGAGAGTATTTATCGTATTTATATGAACCAAATTTAGTATAGGCTTCAAAAATCACGCATTCAACTGAAAGTTGTTAGCAGCCTAATCACTCATAAATCACATAATTACGTTCACGACTATGCTTGCGACGATTCTACCGGCGTTCCATTTTGCGTGTTTTCAGTTGCCGAAACTTGCATGCGATAACCGAGTGCGGCAAGCGCGACCGTCACCAGCATCACGCTGGTGGTTGTCATCAGCGGCGTGGCAATCAACGCCGAAACAATCAGGCTTGAGAGGAAACACAGACCCAGTTGCAGCGTGTTTTGTAACGCCGCAGCACGACCTGTCGCATGAGGGAACGGACGCAACGCCTGGGCAACCACGATCGGATAGATAGCGCCGTTAGCGACGGCCATTACGCAGAACGGGATTAAGATTTCAGCCAGGCCGACGTTTGGAATAAACCCGACAGCCCAAGTGCCGATGACGCTCAGGGCGTACAGCACCAGCAGCCAGGGCAGCATCTGTTGACCCTGCCATTTTTGCAGCGCTGCGCGACAGCCATAACCACCGATCAGGAAAGCGATGGTCTGCGGCACGTAGCTCAGGCCAATCACTGCAGGGGTGTAACCCATGTCGTGCAAAATGAACGGTGACCCGGTGAGCCAGGCAAAGAAGCTGGCGGAACAGGCCGCGTAAATCAGCACATTTCCGCGATAAGCGCGGGAACGCAGCAGTGACATAAAGGTGACGCGAGCCGCATTGTTCTCGATTGGTTTGGCTTGAGCGGGTTTGAGCGTAAAAGCGGGCAGCATCAGAACCAGGGTGATGATAAACAGCGTGGCAAAGATCGCTTGCCAGTCAAAATGCACCAGAATCCAGCTCCCGAGCAGCGGAGCCAGGGCTGGCGAAAGCCCCACGAGCGGCATGATGGTCGCAAAAATGCGGTTAACGCGCGACGCGGGATAATAGTCGGTGACCAGCGCCTGCCAGGTCACGGCGGCAGCACACACGCCAAACGCCTGCACAAAGCGCAATACCAGCAGCCAGGTTGCATCGCGCACCCACAGCATGCCCAGACAACCCAGCGCAAAAATAGTTAAGCCAAGAAGAAGAATAGGCTTGCGACCATAACGGTCAGAGAGCGGTCCCCACAGCAGTTGTGCAAGCGCAAAACCGGCCAGGAATACGCTGAGGCTGGCGCTGATCGCGGCAGCAGGTGTCTGCAAATCTTGCTGCATCGCGGCAAACGCCGGCAGATACATGTCGGTAGCCAAAAAGCCCAGCACGCTCAAACCGCCGAGCCAGACTAAGAATCCTTTGTTGGGTTGCATTGTTATTTCCTAATGAAAGCAGGTGTACATTGGCGCAGAGTGTAGGGAGTGCAATCTGGCTTGTGAAACGCTAATATTTGGCGGTTGCGTTCAAAAATTTTGCAGGCAAAAAATGTGGTCTGAATATTCTTTAGAAGTCGTGGATGCTGTCGCCCGGAATGGCAGCTTTAGTGGAGCCGCGCAGGAACTGCATCGCGTACCTTCTGCCGTTAGCTATACGGTGCGTCAGATGGAGGAGTGGCTGGCGGTACCGCTGTTTGAACGCCGTCATCGCGACGTCGTTCTGACCCCCGCTGGCGTATGGTTTTTGAAAGAAGGCCGATCTGTTATCAAAAAAATGATGATCACACGTGAACAGTGCCAGCAGATTGCCAATGGCTGGCGCGGTCATCTTTCGATTGCGGTGGATAACATCGTAAAACCTGAACGGACGCGGCAGATGGTGGTTGATTTCTACCGCCATTTCTCGGATGTGGAACTTCGCGTGTCCCAGGAAGTGTTTAATGGCGTATGGGATGCGCTATCGGACGGCAGGGTGGAGATGGCGATCGGCGCGACGCAGGCCATTCCCGTCGGGGGGCGTTACGCCTTTAGGGATATGGGAACGCTGAGCTGGAGTTGCGTGGTGGCAAGCGATCATCCTCTGGCTGCGATGGACGGCCCGCTGAGTGACGACGTGTTGCGCAACTGGCCGTCGCTGGTGATGGAGGATACGTCGCGCTCGCTGCCAAAACGCATCA
This sequence is a window from Enterobacter sp. 638. Protein-coding genes within it:
- the cfa gene encoding cyclopropane fatty acyl phospholipid synthase — translated: MSSSCIEEVSLRDDNWSRIVSELLSRAGITVNGPAPSDIQVKHPDFFKRVLQEGSLGLGESFMDGWWECERLDVFFNNVLRAGLDSQLPHHLRDTLRIASARLFNLQNKKRAWIVGKEHYDLGNDLFTRMLDPLMQYSCAYWKDASTLEEAQLAKLHLICEKLQLQPGMRVLDIGCGWGGLAYYMAKNYGVSVVGVTISAEQQKMAQDRCGGLDVTILLQDYRDLHDQFDRIVSVGMFEHVGPKNYDTYFSVTDRNLKPDGVFLLHTIGSKKTDHTVDPWINKYIFPNGCLPSVRQIAKASEPFYVMEDWHNFGADYDTTLMAWHTRFLASWPDIADNYSERFKRMFSYYLNACAGAFRARDIQLWQVVFSRGVEHGLRVPR
- the punC gene encoding purine nucleoside transporter PunC; translation: MQPNKGFLVWLGGLSVLGFLATDMYLPAFAAMQQDLQTPAAAISASLSVFLAGFALAQLLWGPLSDRYGRKPILLLGLTIFALGCLGMLWVRDATWLLVLRFVQAFGVCAAAVTWQALVTDYYPASRVNRIFATIMPLVGLSPALAPLLGSWILVHFDWQAIFATLFIITLVLMLPAFTLKPAQAKPIENNAARVTFMSLLRSRAYRGNVLIYAACSASFFAWLTGSPFILHDMGYTPAVIGLSYVPQTIAFLIGGYGCRAALQKWQGQQMLPWLLVLYALSVIGTWAVGFIPNVGLAEILIPFCVMAVANGAIYPIVVAQALRPFPHATGRAAALQNTLQLGLCFLSSLIVSALIATPLMTTTSVMLVTVALAALGYRMQVSATENTQNGTPVESSQA
- the punR gene encoding DNA-binding transcriptional activator PunR — translated: MWSEYSLEVVDAVARNGSFSGAAQELHRVPSAVSYTVRQMEEWLAVPLFERRHRDVVLTPAGVWFLKEGRSVIKKMMITREQCQQIANGWRGHLSIAVDNIVKPERTRQMVVDFYRHFSDVELRVSQEVFNGVWDALSDGRVEMAIGATQAIPVGGRYAFRDMGTLSWSCVVASDHPLAAMDGPLSDDVLRNWPSLVMEDTSRSLPKRITWLLDNQRRVVAPDWESSATCLSAGLCVGMVPVHFARPRIDRGKWVALELENPFPDAACCLTWQQNDMSPALAWLLDYLGDSETLNREWLREPE